The Anoxybacillus flavithermus genome has a segment encoding these proteins:
- a CDS encoding oligoendopeptidase, giving the protein MDSDLIRYRLKSFQEEVAKDIYFLHKGIKQESSLVDLYKEYKDLFDLNTLHSLIEECEGDKLNKNFWMTSALIKEYLIYFVQIYQAEIAIKRSRMKVNVFGEEFTLKVAQSKMITEKNSDFLKELYYKVDQVMEEQIYPLYLNMYKQLELLARENLSQRSYLDLCLKFQPFNFDDIIDQLENLLIKTEDYYFKLLSKVIKREFNLPYERLERHNIPKIWNLDRFSKYFKYENSFSLLEKLTRNLGLDTLLKKVEIEKLPVGKSLRSFCYPIEAPKHVVIVLALRGRIDDYKVLFHEAGHALHQTGLSDSLPIDVIRWADPSISEAYAFLFESVLNEEYFLFSEFGFSDNEYLDIIRLHKLFQLRQFSAKSIWELKYSNVDNHAKANKMWEKLMFNATGFNYPGIYSFIDRDFYLYSITYLRSWMLEGQLKKYLKKEFGQEWYTSKKAGEFLSMEWKNGEYYSAEDISKRLGYQKLDFDSLLEEYIPI; this is encoded by the coding sequence ATGGATAGTGATTTGATTAGATATAGATTAAAAAGTTTTCAAGAGGAAGTAGCGAAAGATATTTATTTTTTACATAAAGGTATCAAACAAGAAAGTAGCCTAGTTGACCTATATAAAGAGTACAAAGATTTATTTGATTTGAATACTTTACATAGTTTGATTGAAGAGTGTGAGGGGGATAAGCTTAACAAAAATTTTTGGATGACTTCAGCTCTAATTAAAGAGTATTTGATTTATTTTGTTCAGATATATCAGGCTGAAATCGCCATAAAGCGATCAAGAATGAAGGTTAATGTATTTGGAGAAGAATTTACTCTAAAAGTAGCCCAAAGTAAAATGATTACCGAGAAAAATTCAGACTTTTTAAAAGAATTATATTATAAAGTTGATCAAGTAATGGAAGAACAAATATATCCTTTATATCTAAATATGTATAAACAATTAGAACTATTAGCTCGCGAAAACCTTTCCCAGCGTAGTTATCTTGACTTGTGTTTGAAATTTCAACCTTTCAATTTTGATGATATTATTGATCAATTAGAGAATTTATTAATAAAGACAGAAGACTATTATTTTAAATTACTTTCTAAAGTTATAAAAAGAGAGTTTAATTTACCTTACGAAAGATTAGAGAGACATAACATACCAAAAATTTGGAATTTAGATAGATTTTCTAAATATTTCAAATATGAAAACTCATTTTCTTTACTGGAAAAATTAACAAGAAACCTTGGATTAGATACTCTCCTAAAAAAAGTGGAAATCGAAAAATTACCAGTTGGAAAATCTCTTCGTTCCTTTTGCTACCCAATAGAGGCCCCTAAACATGTGGTTATTGTTTTAGCTTTAAGAGGGAGAATAGATGATTATAAGGTATTATTTCATGAAGCTGGACATGCCCTTCATCAAACTGGGTTAAGTGATTCCTTGCCGATTGATGTTATAAGATGGGCAGATCCAAGCATAAGTGAGGCATATGCATTTTTATTTGAAAGTGTTTTGAATGAAGAATATTTTTTATTTTCAGAGTTCGGTTTTAGTGATAACGAATACTTAGACATAATTAGATTACACAAATTATTTCAATTAAGACAATTTTCAGCGAAATCTATTTGGGAATTAAAATATTCAAATGTGGATAATCACGCCAAAGCAAACAAAATGTGGGAAAAACTTATGTTTAACGCTACTGGATTTAATTATCCAGGGATATATTCTTTTATTGACAGGGATTTTTATTTATACTCAATTACATATTTAAGATCATGGATGTTAGAAGGACAGCTAAAGAAGTATTTAAAGAAAGAGTTCGGTCAAGAGTGGTATACCTCAAAAAAAGCAGGTGAATTTTTGAGTATGGAATGGAAAAACGGCGAGTACTATTCAGCAGAAGACATATCAAAAAGATTGGGTTACCAAAAACTCGATTTTGATAGTTTACTAGAAGAATATATTCCAATATAA
- a CDS encoding B12-binding domain-containing radical SAM protein, whose protein sequence is MRICLFTVSARGFNLPPYGIWALKAYVDKYAKENNLNVHIDVLNFGHDSSVKTIIDGIKATNPDLVGASHYIWNDKIMMDLLPKLKEELNENVYVIVGGPHADVTDERLKGMIINKLVDALVIGEGEIPLFHIIKCIATGRDISPIDGLFYKKDNEIIPFKPQTISRGNLNYLPNPYKQLPELVELSLKAGSFQYETSRGCPFSCTFCDQGHKAYRSLTMERIKEDLEFFAKIKVKHIDFLDGTFNLNPKRTIELLNYLINLNTDWSFHAEIKPENLTVDEINLMAKAKFQTVELGLQSIHPQTLKYIKRRNRFSVIEKNINHLLEVGISIVINTIIGLPGESLKDWYESLDYCFNLGKVKILSNVLKILPNTELASQIEEFGFNFSRDELNAVRSTKYFSAQDIKKAIIINKLVDVFWNKVNTPNSIKMITNELFEGKFHLFLESVFFLINQKPELLKGNNFHNIILNEIIDSKKINNDIKNTLKKQVNIDFSNQVGVIQ, encoded by the coding sequence ATGAGAATTTGTTTATTTACAGTTAGCGCAAGGGGGTTTAATTTACCACCTTACGGAATCTGGGCCTTAAAAGCTTACGTAGACAAGTATGCTAAAGAGAATAATTTAAATGTTCATATAGACGTTTTAAATTTTGGTCATGATTCATCTGTTAAAACAATAATAGATGGTATAAAAGCAACTAATCCAGATTTGGTGGGAGCTTCTCATTATATATGGAATGATAAAATAATGATGGACCTATTGCCCAAATTGAAGGAAGAATTAAATGAAAATGTATACGTAATTGTTGGTGGTCCTCATGCAGATGTCACAGATGAAAGATTAAAAGGAATGATCATAAATAAATTGGTAGATGCCTTAGTTATTGGTGAAGGCGAGATTCCCCTTTTTCATATAATAAAATGCATCGCTACTGGAAGGGATATCTCACCAATTGATGGTCTATTTTACAAAAAAGATAATGAAATCATTCCGTTTAAACCACAAACTATTTCAAGGGGAAATCTGAATTACCTACCTAATCCATATAAACAGCTACCTGAACTTGTTGAACTATCTCTTAAAGCAGGTAGTTTTCAATATGAAACATCAAGAGGTTGTCCATTTTCATGTACATTTTGTGATCAAGGACACAAGGCTTATCGCAGCTTAACAATGGAAAGAATAAAGGAAGATTTAGAGTTTTTTGCAAAAATTAAGGTCAAACATATAGATTTTTTAGATGGAACCTTTAACTTAAATCCAAAAAGAACAATAGAATTATTAAACTATTTAATTAATTTGAATACTGATTGGTCATTCCATGCTGAAATAAAGCCAGAAAATTTAACTGTTGATGAGATAAATCTTATGGCAAAAGCAAAATTCCAAACTGTAGAATTAGGATTACAGTCTATACATCCTCAAACTTTAAAATATATTAAACGCCGAAATAGATTTTCTGTTATCGAAAAAAATATTAACCATTTATTAGAAGTTGGTATTAGTATTGTAATTAATACTATAATAGGTTTACCAGGTGAAAGCTTAAAAGATTGGTACGAAAGTTTAGACTATTGCTTTAATTTAGGTAAGGTAAAAATTTTATCAAATGTACTTAAAATACTTCCGAATACAGAATTAGCTTCTCAAATAGAGGAATTTGGTTTTAATTTTTCTAGAGATGAATTAAATGCTGTAAGAAGTACTAAGTATTTTTCTGCGCAAGATATAAAGAAGGCAATTATAATAAACAAACTAGTTGATGTTTTCTGGAACAAAGTTAATACTCCAAATAGCATTAAGATGATTACTAATGAGTTATTTGAAGGTAAATTTCACTTGTTTTTAGAAAGTGTGTTCTTTTTAATAAATCAAAAACCTGAATTATTAAAAGGGAATAATTTCCACAATATAATATTAAACGAAATAATTGATAGTAAAAAAATTAACAATGATATAAAAAATACTTTGAAAAAGCAGGTTAATATAGATTTTAGCAATCAGGTAGGTGTTATACAATGA
- a CDS encoding lantibiotic dehydratase, whose product MKSKNSQTHTFSALDNFMVRTPILPIDSIDNVTTKQDLFKLVDNPLFLEAIAIASDDLYQYIKRGNYTKENFFLSILRYYIRMASRPTPFGLFAAVSVGTFGDHCEVEIPDIEMFKKRSRPDMAWIFKLVKKLDNNLSVLNQLKVHQNPALYYSGDIIKLPYITEYGESKFEIASFSINKNSLLDSILKKTEEPIEVQKLIMEFPELDKLTLLKAISLFVNREVLITNLRPPLSGNIAPLDYLIQQLQNISGIDDIKNKLLQIKSLISTYDSMPVGKGEKFYIFIQQKMNELLNTSSKNYLQVDLYNPKELMLNKEIRSEVEKAADLLFRLASKNSMFPHLDEYLKQFKDFYGTNQEIPILNLLDNSELGAPSTYKHPVSDRNENQEIVSNNIERERYLQEWILEALNNNSLELPLNDEKIKLIENKTPKKAQSLDLLLTISSKSIADLNKGDFQIILHEKSAIIGAGRSFGRFTNNFSKKFKENFINIMKYESKDESDIIYADLIYLHPNGRSANVTLSEVSRQTVLVLGTNTSKEFRTLTLDDIVVGCSNDKFYLKSKSLQKEVIITSNNMLNFHNSPNVIRFLREISIARQGVIEGFNWGKLEEMIFLPRLTYGKIILRPAEWKLFKQKSFLEGEEKYEIFCIEFEKWKNNWKLPRYVNLKTDKQKLLLDLNNHLHLNILFKEYQKLQENKFLRLIELGYQFDNNLITNNRGSRFQMEAIFSLVNVQESIKDDSISKKIKIDKTYIPLHERIYLPGGEWLYLKIYIINCKQDDFILENIFPLISSLQEDNFKEFYFIRYNDPEQHFRIRIKGDTEYFIPKIFKWANKLKNNNKIKKIVLDTYNPEIERYGGPLLIEKAENIFYQDSLVAINWVKMKNDFQISKLVFGVLNVIDYLENFNFSLEEQLEFIEGFELQDNFTDDFRKEKNTIFDLIKNKNSKKPSSKKEMANQLFCSRKKSIYSYNQAYNSNCNVYTTKERIVKSFIHLSLNRLGFNKLEEMKVYALTKHTVRTLYYNRDKQEKGL is encoded by the coding sequence GTGAAATCAAAGAATTCTCAGACTCATACTTTTTCGGCTCTTGATAACTTCATGGTTAGAACTCCAATATTGCCAATTGATTCGATTGATAATGTGACGACTAAACAAGATTTGTTTAAATTAGTTGATAATCCACTATTCTTGGAGGCAATCGCTATAGCCAGTGACGATTTATATCAGTACATAAAAAGAGGTAATTATACAAAAGAAAACTTTTTTCTAAGTATTTTACGTTATTATATTAGAATGGCATCAAGACCTACACCTTTTGGTTTATTTGCTGCCGTTTCTGTGGGTACTTTTGGAGATCATTGTGAAGTTGAAATACCGGATATTGAAATGTTCAAAAAGAGAAGTAGACCAGATATGGCGTGGATTTTTAAATTGGTTAAAAAATTGGACAATAATCTTAGCGTGTTAAACCAACTAAAAGTACATCAGAATCCAGCGTTATATTATTCTGGTGACATAATAAAATTACCTTATATTACAGAATATGGTGAATCAAAATTTGAAATCGCCTCTTTTTCTATTAATAAAAACAGCCTACTAGATAGTATTCTAAAAAAAACTGAAGAACCTATTGAAGTACAAAAGTTAATTATGGAATTCCCTGAACTTGATAAGCTTACCTTATTAAAAGCTATTTCTCTTTTTGTTAATCGGGAAGTCCTTATTACCAATTTAAGACCTCCTTTATCTGGAAATATAGCACCTTTAGATTATTTAATTCAACAGTTACAAAATATTTCTGGCATTGACGATATAAAGAATAAATTGTTACAAATAAAGAGCTTAATTTCCACATATGATTCAATGCCAGTAGGTAAAGGGGAAAAGTTTTATATTTTTATACAACAAAAAATGAATGAATTACTTAATACCAGTTCCAAAAATTATCTTCAAGTGGACCTTTATAATCCTAAAGAGTTAATGCTCAATAAAGAGATAAGATCTGAGGTTGAAAAAGCTGCTGATTTGTTATTTAGATTAGCTTCTAAAAATAGTATGTTTCCTCATCTAGATGAATATCTAAAACAATTTAAGGATTTTTATGGGACGAATCAGGAAATTCCTATTCTTAACTTATTGGATAATTCAGAGTTAGGAGCTCCTTCAACCTATAAGCATCCAGTTAGTGATCGAAACGAAAATCAAGAAATTGTTTCAAATAATATTGAAAGAGAACGTTACTTACAAGAATGGATTTTAGAGGCTTTGAATAATAATTCATTGGAATTACCATTAAATGATGAGAAAATCAAATTAATTGAAAATAAAACTCCTAAAAAAGCACAATCATTGGACCTTTTACTTACAATTTCTTCAAAATCAATAGCTGATCTCAACAAAGGCGATTTCCAAATTATATTGCATGAAAAATCAGCAATTATTGGTGCAGGTAGATCTTTTGGTAGATTTACTAATAATTTTTCTAAAAAGTTTAAAGAAAATTTTATAAATATAATGAAGTATGAGTCAAAAGATGAATCAGACATTATATACGCTGACTTAATTTATTTGCATCCAAATGGTAGAAGTGCTAATGTTACCTTATCTGAAGTATCAAGGCAAACGGTATTAGTTCTAGGAACTAACACCTCTAAAGAATTTAGAACATTAACACTAGATGATATTGTAGTAGGTTGTTCTAATGATAAATTTTATCTAAAATCAAAAAGCTTACAAAAAGAAGTTATCATAACTAGTAACAATATGTTAAATTTTCATAATTCACCTAACGTCATTAGGTTTCTAAGGGAAATCTCAATTGCGAGGCAGGGGGTTATTGAAGGCTTTAATTGGGGAAAACTAGAAGAAATGATTTTCTTACCTAGGTTAACTTATGGAAAGATTATCTTAAGACCAGCAGAATGGAAATTATTTAAGCAAAAAAGTTTTCTAGAAGGAGAAGAAAAATACGAAATTTTTTGTATTGAATTTGAAAAATGGAAAAATAATTGGAAATTACCTAGATATGTAAATTTAAAAACTGATAAGCAAAAGTTATTATTAGATTTAAATAACCATTTGCATTTAAATATACTATTTAAAGAATATCAGAAACTTCAAGAAAATAAATTTCTTAGATTGATTGAATTAGGTTATCAGTTTGATAATAATTTAATTACTAACAATCGTGGATCTCGATTTCAAATGGAAGCGATATTTTCTTTAGTTAATGTTCAAGAATCAATAAAAGATGATAGTATATCAAAAAAGATAAAAATTGATAAGACTTATATACCTTTACATGAAAGGATATATCTTCCTGGTGGAGAATGGTTGTATTTAAAAATCTATATAATTAATTGTAAACAAGATGATTTTATATTAGAGAATATTTTCCCTCTAATTAGTTCATTACAAGAAGATAATTTTAAAGAATTTTATTTTATAAGATATAATGATCCGGAACAGCATTTTAGAATTAGAATTAAAGGGGATACAGAATATTTTATTCCTAAAATCTTTAAATGGGCAAATAAATTAAAAAATAACAACAAAATTAAGAAGATTGTATTGGACACATATAATCCAGAAATAGAACGTTACGGTGGCCCCCTTCTTATTGAAAAGGCAGAGAATATTTTTTATCAAGATAGTTTGGTCGCAATCAATTGGGTCAAGATGAAAAATGACTTTCAAATAAGCAAATTAGTATTTGGGGTTTTAAATGTAATTGATTATTTAGAAAATTTTAATTTCTCCCTAGAGGAACAACTTGAATTTATAGAAGGATTTGAATTACAGGATAATTTCACCGATGATTTTAGAAAAGAGAAAAATACAATCTTTGACCTCATTAAAAATAAAAATAGCAAGAAACCATCTTCTAAAAAGGAAATGGCAAATCAATTATTTTGTTCTAGGAAAAAAAGTATATATAGTTACAACCAAGCATATAATTCGAATTGTAATGTGTATACGACTAAAGAAAGAATAGTTAAAAGTTTTATTCATTTGAGTTTAAATAGATTAGGATTCAATAAGCTTGAAGAAATGAAAGTTTATGCACTCACTAAACATACAGTGAGGACTTTATATTATAACAGGGACAAACAAGAAAAAGGTTTATAA
- a CDS encoding integrase, producing the protein MLHEYETYLQEKGFSPNTVISYLNDVNQFLKDLHLRPGDYVTSADIRKWIQQMLNPSEGKPLAISTINRRLNSLRSFYAWAVEHHKIEQNPMKDIQDLKSADEDNEKIMWLTEEEFEDLLHRMRKKPVQSRGVDPEEKYRRDRAVVYLLTYAGLRVEELSNLKLTDLDLEMKRIRIVGKGMKVRTVPISNILLAELEDWLKFRAEMAKKKPHVAASPYVFYSQRSPKFSVRGIQRMIESYSLPNKKLTPHMFRHTFCKWMLKATNNDIEKVRRLAGHSNIATTSRYLKDSYSDLADAVEALPKF; encoded by the coding sequence ATGCTGCACGAATATGAAACGTATTTGCAAGAGAAGGGATTTTCTCCTAACACCGTGATCTCCTATCTCAATGACGTGAATCAGTTTTTGAAAGACTTGCATCTTCGTCCAGGCGATTACGTCACATCGGCTGACATCCGTAAATGGATTCAGCAAATGTTGAACCCGTCCGAGGGAAAACCGTTGGCCATCTCTACGATTAACCGCCGGCTCAATTCGCTGCGAAGCTTTTATGCGTGGGCGGTCGAACATCATAAGATCGAACAGAACCCAATGAAAGACATCCAGGATTTAAAATCGGCTGATGAAGACAACGAAAAAATTATGTGGCTCACGGAAGAAGAATTTGAGGACTTGTTGCATCGAATGCGGAAAAAACCGGTGCAAAGCCGGGGAGTCGATCCCGAGGAGAAATATCGGCGGGACCGCGCGGTGGTGTACCTGCTTACTTATGCAGGATTGCGGGTCGAAGAGCTATCGAACCTCAAATTAACGGATTTAGATTTAGAGATGAAACGAATTCGGATCGTGGGGAAGGGAATGAAGGTCCGGACCGTACCGATCTCAAACATCCTACTGGCGGAACTTGAGGATTGGCTTAAGTTTCGTGCGGAAATGGCGAAAAAGAAACCGCATGTGGCCGCATCGCCATACGTCTTTTACAGCCAACGCTCGCCGAAGTTTTCGGTCCGAGGCATTCAGCGAATGATCGAAAGCTACAGCCTGCCAAATAAAAAACTGACGCCCCATATGTTTCGGCATACGTTTTGTAAGTGGATGTTAAAGGCGACGAACAACGATATCGAGAAAGTGCGGAGGCTTGCTGGTCACAGCAATATCGCCACGACATCACGATACTTAAAAGACAGCTATAGTGATTTGGCTGATGCAGTCGAGGCGCTGCCGAAGTTCTAA
- a CDS encoding Zn peptidase: MITGKGIIDDFFNKKNPIDKKEILSNICKYTYIYYGIIPFASWFAKDERGVSYEDLLWELFRSANAEETSIGAFLLLAEIKEKYPPVPIGFAQRALTIWCQRDFKDDKVLAYVFNRFPQNRKEWIKILTDYGRFKGDIQLKWGDSSLETILHLCLNMIKGVQTCKIEQIDYFFKPELDRSLNLLTKQIIGLVNNSEEISNHFINELLSAIPNNNLKLTTRMLAFQLLTMKKIKERVEPSHIARVFFSSSVDAPSPLGALLYNTAKEISDLAEDIPIPLKLVARSNRYMNEDYSQIRPEVWKEILHAFHTEIKSNHSIKKLQYPEGFTNDMIVRSLLRETKVQSPIDPFELCDQLNILVKTVELPHNIEAFTIKSESADKGMIVLNCNFRETNRQKFTLAHEIGHLLKHSFPNGTNVLVDERVEELLSNQYTPWNQYVNLQWERDANDFAHRLLLPTGSIEEKQLKRIQSNFVSNISFFSKEWGISMSVLSSRLISVTDIEMILIISENRDIVFCQVSPSWEGETVSLKNCTVPDNSLTYDFIYCEKFSYTSRPGQTNLNIWCKEADDIFLKEEVFATGYGKVYTFLYK; this comes from the coding sequence ATGATAACAGGAAAAGGAATTATTGATGATTTCTTTAATAAAAAGAATCCTATTGATAAAAAGGAGATATTATCCAATATATGTAAATATACATATATATATTATGGAATAATCCCATTTGCAAGCTGGTTTGCAAAAGATGAAAGAGGAGTATCTTATGAGGATTTGTTGTGGGAACTTTTCCGATCAGCAAATGCAGAAGAAACTTCAATTGGGGCTTTTTTATTATTGGCAGAAATAAAAGAAAAATATCCTCCTGTACCAATTGGATTCGCTCAACGGGCATTGACTATCTGGTGTCAACGAGATTTTAAGGACGATAAAGTACTGGCTTATGTATTTAATCGTTTCCCTCAAAATCGTAAAGAATGGATAAAAATATTAACTGATTATGGACGATTCAAAGGTGATATACAATTAAAATGGGGAGATTCATCTTTAGAAACTATCTTACATCTTTGTTTGAACATGATAAAAGGAGTACAGACATGTAAAATAGAGCAGATAGATTACTTTTTCAAACCTGAACTGGATCGATCTTTGAACCTTCTTACCAAACAGATAATCGGTTTAGTGAACAATAGCGAGGAAATTAGTAATCATTTTATCAATGAATTGCTGTCAGCAATTCCAAACAATAATTTGAAATTAACTACACGTATGTTAGCTTTTCAACTATTGACAATGAAAAAAATAAAAGAACGAGTTGAACCATCACACATTGCCAGAGTTTTTTTTAGTTCTTCTGTAGATGCTCCGTCTCCCCTTGGAGCTTTATTATATAATACAGCAAAAGAAATAAGTGATTTGGCAGAGGATATTCCAATTCCTTTAAAGTTGGTAGCACGATCAAACCGTTATATGAATGAAGACTACAGCCAAATCAGGCCTGAGGTATGGAAGGAAATTCTTCATGCCTTTCATACTGAAATAAAAAGTAATCACAGTATAAAGAAACTTCAATATCCAGAAGGATTTACAAATGATATGATTGTCAGATCACTGTTAAGAGAAACAAAAGTACAATCACCTATTGATCCGTTTGAATTATGCGATCAATTAAATATATTGGTTAAGACAGTAGAATTACCTCATAACATAGAAGCATTTACTATCAAAAGTGAATCGGCTGATAAGGGAATGATTGTACTGAATTGTAATTTTCGAGAAACAAATAGGCAAAAGTTTACGTTAGCACATGAGATCGGTCATCTTCTAAAACACTCCTTTCCAAATGGAACTAATGTTTTAGTGGATGAACGTGTAGAAGAGTTGCTTTCTAATCAATATACACCGTGGAATCAATATGTTAATCTGCAATGGGAAAGGGATGCAAACGATTTTGCGCATCGTTTGTTATTACCTACGGGATCGATTGAAGAAAAGCAGTTAAAAAGGATTCAATCCAATTTTGTAAGTAATATATCGTTTTTTTCAAAAGAATGGGGAATTTCTATGAGTGTCTTATCATCGAGACTAATTTCTGTTACAGATATAGAGATGATACTTATTATCTCAGAAAATAGGGATATTGTATTTTGTCAAGTTTCACCTTCCTGGGAAGGAGAAACAGTGTCATTAAAGAATTGTACTGTCCCTGATAATTCTCTTACGTATGATTTCATCTACTGTGAAAAATTTAGTTATACATCGCGGCCAGGTCAAACGAATTTAAATATTTGGTGTAAGGAAGCAGATGATATCTTTCTAAAAGAAGAAGTATTTGCCACTGGTTATGGAAAAGTGTATACATTTTTGTATAAGTAA
- a CDS encoding IS701 family transposase, producing MNRLAHHQGIHKFFTMLGLTLYFSKPVMKHLVHIVDAMITKGFSGTLTDLHHGSFHPNHRTTLSHFFTKSPWEEETLLRKLQQWILRRVERIAKQENQPLFVSIDDTICQKTKPSSRATHAIQGCDWHYSHSEKKSIWGHSLVWFMVHTATQAFPFAFRLYDKTAGKSKGELAIEMLSSLDVRRPVYVLMDSWYPSKELVEACLKKGFHVIAMLKTNRILYPNGVAVQAKQLARSIEPNDTHLVTVGEEHYRVYRYEGALNGLDHAVVLLAWKANQPMTSEHLHCVLSTDRELSDEDILRHYAQRWSIECFFRQAKDQLKLDGYRVRQVRAVKRYWILVQLAYVYSLFESNSDFSDGLDLLRKRKGHSLVEFIYCAAKQNIPIDTVKKQPHVA from the coding sequence ATGAATAGATTAGCACATCATCAAGGAATTCACAAGTTTTTCACGATGTTGGGGTTGACCCTTTATTTTTCAAAACCTGTTATGAAGCATCTCGTTCATATCGTGGATGCGATGATCACGAAGGGCTTTTCGGGAACATTGACCGATCTTCATCATGGGAGCTTTCATCCGAACCACCGCACGACACTCAGCCATTTTTTCACGAAAAGTCCGTGGGAGGAAGAGACACTGCTTCGCAAACTCCAGCAGTGGATCCTTCGTCGTGTCGAACGCATCGCCAAACAGGAGAATCAACCCTTGTTTGTTTCGATCGATGATACGATTTGCCAAAAAACCAAGCCTTCGTCACGGGCAACACACGCGATTCAGGGATGTGATTGGCACTACTCTCACTCAGAGAAAAAATCGATTTGGGGCCATTCTCTTGTTTGGTTCATGGTTCATACTGCAACCCAGGCGTTTCCCTTTGCCTTCCGCCTCTACGACAAGACGGCGGGAAAAAGCAAAGGGGAACTCGCGATCGAGATGCTTTCTTCGTTGGATGTACGCCGTCCCGTTTATGTGCTGATGGATTCGTGGTATCCATCGAAAGAGCTCGTGGAAGCTTGTCTGAAAAAAGGATTCCACGTCATCGCGATGCTCAAGACGAACCGGATTCTCTATCCGAACGGCGTTGCCGTCCAAGCGAAGCAGTTGGCCCGCTCCATCGAACCGAATGACACTCACCTCGTCACGGTGGGAGAAGAGCATTATCGCGTCTATCGTTACGAAGGAGCGCTCAACGGTCTCGACCATGCAGTGGTGCTGCTCGCTTGGAAAGCCAATCAGCCGATGACATCGGAACATCTTCACTGCGTCTTGAGCACCGACCGGGAGCTAAGCGATGAAGACATCTTGCGCCACTATGCCCAACGCTGGTCGATCGAATGCTTTTTTCGACAAGCGAAAGACCAGCTGAAGCTCGATGGGTACCGTGTTCGTCAGGTTCGGGCGGTGAAACGCTACTGGATCTTGGTGCAGCTTGCTTACGTATACAGCCTATTCGAGTCGAACAGCGATTTTTCTGATGGGCTTGATCTCTTGCGCAAGAGAAAAGGACATAGCCTCGTGGAGTTCATTTACTGTGCAGCGAAACAAAATATTCCCATTGATACCGTGAAAAAACAGCCCCATGTGGCATAA
- a CDS encoding ABC transporter ATP-binding protein, producing the protein MKINSLTHYYKGRSSPVLNQLCIEFDPNKLNVIVGLNGAGKTTLLDIISGVIPSAQFHSPFAEEDVVYQMQGVPLPSIMKGKDIVRLILKCDTPFSFSKSLKTFIESLTPREKELLNRLWDVRIGDMSVGERRWLIIKSVCQLERKLYIFDEPTAGIDPYTRNYVLSSINRLVKKGKLVIMSTHILHELEFIDCKIHFLHKGRILYEGDYVSFLRKHNTENPDIAFQMFIQEQGGELNEETMFV; encoded by the coding sequence ATGAAAATAAATTCTCTAACTCATTACTATAAAGGTCGTTCATCCCCTGTTTTAAACCAATTATGTATTGAATTTGATCCAAATAAATTAAATGTAATTGTAGGATTAAACGGAGCCGGAAAGACGACATTATTAGATATTATAAGTGGTGTTATACCTTCTGCACAGTTTCATAGTCCATTTGCAGAAGAGGATGTTGTATATCAAATGCAAGGTGTTCCTCTTCCATCGATTATGAAAGGTAAGGACATTGTTCGCCTAATTCTTAAGTGCGATACACCTTTTTCTTTTTCGAAAAGTTTAAAGACATTTATTGAATCCTTAACGCCAAGAGAAAAAGAACTATTGAATAGATTATGGGATGTAAGAATAGGAGATATGTCTGTTGGAGAAAGAAGATGGCTTATTATCAAATCAGTTTGTCAACTTGAACGAAAACTGTATATTTTTGATGAACCTACTGCTGGTATTGATCCTTACACTAGAAATTACGTACTTAGTAGTATTAACCGTTTGGTCAAAAAAGGTAAGTTGGTTATTATGTCTACTCATATTCTCCATGAACTAGAGTTTATTGATTGTAAAATACATTTTTTACATAAAGGTAGGATTCTATATGAAGGAGACTACGTGTCTTTTTTAAGAAAACATAATACCGAGAATCCAGATATTGCTTTTCAAATGTTTATACAGGAGCAAGGGGGAGAATTAAATGAGGAAACTATGTTTGTCTAA
- a CDS encoding transposase: MGNQNIGIKFNEDFKKMVVDLYGTGRKVKNLSSEYGVSEVTIYKWIKRYSPVILWFMILFD, from the coding sequence ATGGGTAACCAAAATATTGGTATAAAATTCAATGAAGACTTCAAAAAAATGGTGGTAGATCTTTACGGTACTGGAAGGAAAGTTAAGAACTTAAGCAGCGAATATGGCGTATCTGAAGTAACGATTTACAAATGGATCAAAAGATATTCCCCAGTAATATTGTGGTTTATGATTTTGTTTGATTAA